The following proteins are co-located in the Pseudomonas fluorescens genome:
- a CDS encoding RHS repeat domain-containing protein, producing MANSTAVEQRVVDEGSPNIHGVDPFSGAFCTFIPIAELVGNNGLGPTLDLKVYHTSGRGTHYLENCSIRFNHAYFYEDLLPTLPSNNFGEIYLENGASWTWDGKSDIALPHVVISRDSKQLKFTHKSGKQERLTKFRAPSSNPQIDEGYYLPTTISSPSGHKIYLQWDLIKETNSLIDLWLPRLQSVADESGTLLTVGYTMLGSKMKVTFDVWPGTNDNYTMDFQFTEGLLSTVRQSNQIDTTAFEYTGSISKIKHSSGLTEAISYQNGKVSNHLITDNNATIIQNNQYIYTTSKGNQITSVTEIGNKKTEYQFSTNRLPTKETTWVDGLLLKTVELSRTVKNGGTVLTGAANDPLPDRIESTTSTTYTNPDLTARKEVVVITMDTLGNIISKTENGVTTEWTYYRGMLEEDILVKTERVNTPTTPLSVIAAIGDYANPIGWGFQLFGKAGLTWGTRELRQKVISPYVTSNGQQTFNLPVAIRCPGDPNYFKVHVESEKVYTLNNGQRTDLQWTFYSYDGLPVKDALVKGPTLKPSKKLTIYNPVGDANGRLSSWANGNMVLEENTYDTDINSPHHGRLLNSTQSILDAAGKVVPGSVVSTAIGYGLSNNQLTTTTNVTAGTAPAVTGTQVIQTLTGLLKSHIDAQDNTTLYEYDAQRRIIQQTVYDGEPELKGTTTFTYVDAGTETQVTRTSPFGEQSRDVFDTLGRPIRNEWLHTDGSWLKLYEITYDAQGREASTTQFDYTANKTQLPTQTRNFSYDRWGQLSEIKWAASGETENFSYDPVNRKTSTWVAQGSETGGRTIQVFDEPGGEQRHESYLHANGKFVSSQTYRYNALGRLTTETSSEAYAIHRNYDAFGRVSRVETAGITTINDFPAHIQAPVATAAKLESSGQTVSLGTQTVDGLSRVTATVLGGTKVNYAYIGSGNWGKADTQPSATNTSSTRIKLSNAWDAQTRTLTETITGGIYRGSDSTTSQARYEYSIQGLLLRSTDAFGNSTQYTYDTQGRLLNSASATLTVDFIYGPLGRLESETLNDLTHGKTMTTAYTYNASGQEIQRQFNATGFPLLTLKTTYTTSLIAEMEILQDASLLRKEEYRYDFRGQLETYLCSGPHKPSTPDRYVIDRQDFIYDMAGNLIQCTVTSNGSTFIDKYTFGAADPCQPQSTTLQRGKTQQTHSYKYDSLGYLINKDGFPLTYNIQGQLTVHSDAQQRFDYHYDNIGRLAGCSGTNHYDQYYYKDDFQYARKGVFSSNGVFSYRTSILMNQSTSCLLLQQSINQDSNMPTTSRSFEVKDIKGSVIASYDLSTNSISYFVYTPYGYRPHTIDQRSWVGFNGHPMDSVTGNYPLGNGARVYNPAKQSFDAPDPISPFGAGGSNRYRYCSNDPVNKSDPSGFAEVLNQYSVITHAPAIENPVVAAVGIGVIGIALAPFTGGASIGWTVAAVGLATVSAGFGIASAALRESDPDLSEALGWAALGTGLLEAGAGAGLALRAARAGAKGAARETSLAYQHSSIAKGQMGVETLTVKTRSLGFHNGPASYELYSGGPNATKAYIYSHGASRAEKFRFALPSGVDLHFLAPKGASIATDDSRLLQHLSGRLNGNYISKAHNSLNPKLAPDYILTEFKPKDMVTNNILKTPQDLDKVMKQLAAAHNIDIIRPKGQIPLSELITSLQAQNYKKIYGSFCRGPIRDFVGVAEIKRIRHSKWRMFVLDMDASLANRV from the coding sequence ATGGCTAATTCGACAGCTGTTGAACAACGTGTCGTTGACGAAGGTAGCCCGAATATTCATGGGGTCGACCCCTTTTCGGGCGCATTTTGCACATTTATCCCGATAGCTGAATTAGTTGGAAATAATGGGTTGGGCCCGACTTTGGATCTGAAGGTTTACCACACGTCGGGCCGCGGCACCCACTACCTCGAAAATTGTAGTATCCGATTTAACCATGCTTATTTTTACGAAGACCTTCTACCAACACTTCCGAGCAACAATTTCGGCGAAATTTACTTAGAGAACGGAGCCAGTTGGACATGGGACGGAAAAAGCGATATTGCCTTACCCCACGTCGTTATCAGCCGGGATAGCAAGCAACTTAAATTCACACATAAAAGTGGAAAACAAGAACGTCTTACCAAATTCCGAGCCCCCTCATCCAACCCGCAAATAGATGAAGGCTATTATCTTCCAACTACAATAAGTTCACCCTCTGGGCATAAAATTTACCTCCAATGGGATTTGATTAAAGAAACCAACTCACTCATAGACCTGTGGCTCCCACGCCTACAGTCAGTAGCCGACGAGTCAGGAACCCTATTGACCGTTGGTTACACCATGCTCGGCAGCAAAATGAAGGTCACTTTCGATGTATGGCCAGGAACCAACGACAATTACACGATGGATTTTCAATTTACCGAGGGCTTGTTGAGTACAGTACGGCAGAGCAACCAGATAGACACGACAGCGTTCGAGTACACCGGCTCTATCAGCAAAATAAAACACAGCAGCGGACTCACGGAGGCAATTAGTTATCAGAACGGCAAAGTTTCCAACCACCTTATTACCGACAACAACGCGACCATCATACAAAACAATCAATATATTTACACCACCTCAAAAGGCAACCAAATCACCTCAGTAACGGAGATAGGCAATAAAAAAACTGAATATCAGTTTTCGACCAACCGCCTACCGACAAAAGAAACAACTTGGGTAGATGGCTTATTATTGAAAACCGTTGAGTTAAGTAGAACCGTGAAAAACGGAGGGACTGTCCTCACGGGTGCCGCTAATGACCCCCTCCCAGACCGTATTGAAAGCACCACTAGCACGACCTACACCAACCCCGACCTGACCGCTCGCAAGGAAGTCGTCGTTATCACAATGGACACCTTAGGCAACATCATTTCAAAGACAGAAAACGGCGTAACAACGGAGTGGACTTATTATCGGGGAATGTTGGAAGAAGACATACTCGTCAAAACAGAAAGAGTTAACACTCCCACAACGCCTTTGAGTGTTATTGCGGCCATAGGTGATTACGCAAACCCTATCGGCTGGGGATTCCAGCTGTTCGGTAAAGCCGGGTTGACCTGGGGTACACGTGAGCTGCGCCAAAAGGTTATTTCGCCTTACGTCACCAGTAACGGTCAACAGACCTTCAACCTCCCGGTGGCCATTCGTTGCCCTGGCGACCCAAATTACTTCAAGGTTCACGTCGAATCCGAAAAGGTCTATACCCTGAACAACGGCCAACGGACTGACTTGCAGTGGACCTTCTACAGTTACGATGGGCTGCCGGTCAAAGACGCCCTGGTAAAAGGTCCAACCCTCAAACCTTCGAAAAAATTGACAATCTATAACCCGGTTGGGGATGCCAATGGCAGGCTCTCATCATGGGCGAACGGCAACATGGTGCTTGAAGAGAATACTTATGATACTGACATTAATTCACCTCACCATGGGCGGTTATTGAACAGCACGCAATCTATCCTTGACGCCGCCGGCAAGGTCGTTCCGGGCTCTGTAGTCAGTACTGCAATCGGCTACGGGCTTTCCAACAATCAACTCACTACAACCACTAATGTGACCGCGGGCACTGCACCTGCAGTCACCGGAACTCAAGTCATTCAAACGCTCACCGGCTTGCTTAAGTCCCACATTGATGCCCAAGACAATACGACCCTTTATGAATACGACGCGCAGCGCCGTATAATCCAACAAACCGTATATGACGGCGAGCCCGAGCTCAAAGGCACGACCACTTTCACCTACGTAGACGCTGGCACCGAAACTCAAGTAACGCGTACCAGCCCGTTCGGAGAACAAAGCAGAGACGTATTTGATACGTTGGGCCGCCCCATCCGAAACGAGTGGCTACACACTGATGGTTCATGGCTGAAGTTATACGAAATAACTTACGACGCCCAAGGTCGAGAGGCGTCCACGACACAATTCGACTACACCGCCAATAAAACGCAATTGCCCACGCAAACACGTAACTTCAGCTATGACCGCTGGGGGCAGCTCTCAGAAATCAAGTGGGCCGCGAGTGGTGAGACCGAGAATTTTTCGTACGACCCGGTCAACCGCAAGACCTCAACCTGGGTAGCACAAGGCAGTGAAACGGGCGGGCGCACCATACAGGTATTCGACGAACCCGGTGGAGAACAACGCCACGAGTCGTATCTTCATGCCAATGGTAAGTTCGTGAGCTCACAGACGTATCGCTACAACGCCCTGGGTCGTCTGACCACCGAGACTTCAAGCGAGGCATATGCGATTCACCGTAATTACGACGCTTTTGGTCGCGTAAGCCGTGTGGAAACCGCCGGTATCACAACGATTAATGACTTTCCTGCCCATATCCAAGCACCCGTAGCGACAGCTGCCAAGCTGGAATCCAGCGGCCAAACAGTTTCACTGGGCACCCAGACAGTAGATGGCCTGAGCCGCGTGACGGCTACCGTACTCGGCGGCACTAAAGTGAACTATGCCTATATCGGCAGCGGGAATTGGGGCAAAGCAGATACTCAACCCAGCGCAACGAACACCTCATCTACTCGCATTAAGCTGAGCAATGCTTGGGACGCGCAAACCCGTACCCTTACTGAAACCATTACCGGAGGCATTTACCGAGGTAGTGATTCAACTACCTCTCAAGCAAGATACGAATACTCCATTCAAGGCCTCTTACTGCGATCAACTGATGCGTTCGGTAACAGCACTCAATACACTTACGACACCCAAGGCCGTCTACTGAACAGCGCCAGCGCAACGCTGACCGTAGACTTTATATATGGCCCGCTAGGTAGACTGGAATCCGAAACATTGAATGATCTAACCCATGGTAAGACCATGACGACTGCGTACACTTACAACGCATCCGGTCAAGAAATTCAACGTCAATTCAATGCCACAGGTTTTCCACTCCTTACATTAAAAACAACGTATACCACCTCTTTAATCGCTGAAATGGAAATACTGCAAGATGCATCACTGTTGCGCAAGGAAGAGTACCGTTACGATTTCAGAGGGCAACTCGAAACCTATCTGTGCAGCGGCCCCCATAAACCCTCCACACCTGACCGCTATGTGATTGACCGACAGGATTTTATATACGACATGGCCGGCAACCTGATTCAATGTACCGTGACAAGCAATGGCAGTACGTTTATCGATAAATACACATTTGGGGCTGCAGACCCCTGCCAACCTCAATCCACTACACTTCAGAGAGGTAAGACTCAACAAACTCATTCTTATAAATATGACAGCCTTGGTTATCTTATAAACAAAGACGGCTTCCCACTCACTTACAATATCCAGGGTCAATTAACCGTTCACAGTGACGCACAACAACGTTTCGACTACCATTACGACAACATTGGCCGACTCGCTGGGTGCTCAGGTACGAACCACTACGACCAGTACTATTATAAAGATGACTTCCAATACGCTCGGAAAGGTGTATTTAGCAGCAATGGAGTTTTTAGCTACCGCACTTCTATTTTGATGAACCAGAGCACTTCCTGCTTATTGCTGCAGCAGAGTATCAACCAAGACAGCAACATGCCAACAACAAGCCGCAGTTTCGAGGTAAAAGACATCAAAGGCTCGGTGATTGCCAGTTACGACCTGTCTACCAATTCAATTTCATACTTTGTTTACACGCCATACGGCTATCGCCCTCATACCATCGATCAGCGCTCGTGGGTTGGGTTTAACGGCCACCCCATGGACAGCGTTACCGGTAATTATCCTCTGGGGAACGGAGCGAGAGTCTACAATCCTGCGAAACAAAGCTTTGACGCTCCTGACCCTATCAGTCCGTTTGGTGCAGGTGGATCAAATCGATATCGGTATTGCAGCAACGACCCGGTCAATAAAAGTGACCCCTCTGGGTTCGCGGAGGTCTTGAACCAATACTCTGTCATTACCCACGCGCCAGCGATCGAAAACCCGGTTGTAGCCGCTGTGGGGATCGGCGTAATCGGTATCGCACTGGCACCCTTTACCGGCGGTGCTTCAATAGGGTGGACGGTAGCAGCGGTAGGTTTAGCTACTGTGTCCGCGGGCTTTGGTATCGCCTCTGCGGCACTACGAGAAAGTGACCCTGACCTCTCAGAAGCATTAGGTTGGGCTGCACTCGGGACCGGTCTGCTCGAAGCAGGCGCAGGCGCCGGGCTAGCTTTGCGCGCTGCAAGAGCAGGGGCAAAGGGGGCAGCCAGGGAAACCAGTCTCGCGTATCAACACAGCAGCATAGCCAAAGGCCAGATGGGCGTTGAAACGCTGACCGTTAAGACACGGAGTCTTGGTTTTCACAATGGACCCGCTTCATATGAGCTTTACAGCGGAGGTCCGAACGCTACTAAAGCGTATATTTACAGCCACGGAGCGTCGCGTGCCGAGAAGTTCCGATTCGCTCTTCCATCAGGAGTGGACCTTCATTTTTTAGCACCTAAAGGCGCGTCAATTGCGACAGATGATAGCCGATTGCTACAGCATCTTTCGGGAAGGCTGAATGGAAACTATATAAGCAAAGCACACAATTCACTTAACCCCAAATTAGCACCCGACTATATCTTGACCGAGTTCAAGCCTAAAGACATGGTAACCAACAATATTCTCAAAACGCCGCAAGACCTGGACAAAGTAATGAAACAATTAGCAGCGGCCCATAATATCGATATTATTCGCCCAAAGGGTCAGATACCGCTCAGCGAATTGATCACGTCACTTCAAGCGCAGAACTACAAAAAAATATACGGCTCGTTTTGCCGGGGTCCTATTCGGGATTTCGTTGGCGTCGCAGAAATCAAAAGAATAAGACATTCAAAATGGCGCATGTTCGTACTGGACATGGACGCCTCATTGGCTAATCGAGTTTAA
- a CDS encoding valine--tRNA ligase, giving the protein MDKTYQPHAIETSWYNTWESENYFAPQGAGESYTIMIPPPNVTGSLHMGHGFNNAIMDALIRFRRMQGRNTLWQPGTDHAGIATQMLVERQLEATGQNRHDLGREKFLEKIWEWKDQSGGNISRQIRRLGSSVDWSRERFTMDDGLSESVKEAFVRLHEDGLIYRGKRLVNWDTKLHTAISDLEVENHDEKGFLWNLKYPLADGAKTAEGNDYLIVATTRPETMLGDAAVAVNPNDERYQALIGKFVELPLVGRRIPIIADDYCDPEFGTGCVKITPAHDFNDYEVGKRHNLPLLNIFDKNAAVLPACQVFNLDGTLNDSIDGKIPAEYAGLDRFEARKQIVAAFDAAGLLVSVDDHGLKVPKGDRSGTIIEPWLTDQWYVSTKPLAEPAIAAVEDGRIQFVPKQYENMYFSWMRDIQDWCISRQLWWGHRIPAWYDESGKVYVGRDEAEVRAKHNLGPDVALQQDNDVLDTWFSSGLWTFSTLGWPQQTEFLKKFHSTDVLVTGFDIIFFWVARMIMLTMHLVKNEDGTPQVPFKTVYVHGLVRDGQGQKMSKSKGNVLDPLDIIDGIDLETLVQKRTSGLMQPKLAKKIEKQTRDEFADGIASYGTDALRFTFCSLASTGRDIKFDMGRVEGYRNFCNKIWNAARYVLDKGEDCGQNGEAVELSLADRWIISQLQRTEAEVTRQLDQFRFDLAAQALYEFIWNQYCDWYLELSKPVLWDENSPIERQRGTRRTLVRVLEVALRLAHPFMPFITEEIWQRIAPLAGIEGKTIMLQPWPVANEARIDEAAESDIEWLKTLMMGTRNIRAEMNIGPGKPLAVFVKNASSEDQRRLSENDALLKKLAKLESITVLADGAEAPLSATALVGEMEVLVPMAGLIDKGAELARLDKEILRLQGEVQRVGGKLSNAAFVDKAPAEVIDKERAKLAEAEQAQGKLAEQRSRIASL; this is encoded by the coding sequence ATGGATAAGACCTACCAGCCGCACGCCATTGAAACTTCCTGGTACAACACCTGGGAGTCCGAGAACTATTTCGCCCCGCAAGGCGCGGGCGAGTCCTACACCATCATGATTCCGCCACCGAACGTCACTGGCAGCCTGCACATGGGCCATGGCTTCAACAATGCGATCATGGATGCGTTGATCCGTTTCCGCCGCATGCAGGGCCGCAACACCCTGTGGCAACCGGGCACCGACCACGCCGGTATCGCCACGCAGATGCTGGTGGAACGCCAACTCGAGGCCACCGGCCAGAACCGTCACGACCTGGGTCGCGAGAAATTCCTGGAAAAGATCTGGGAATGGAAAGACCAGTCCGGCGGCAATATCAGCCGTCAGATCCGTCGCCTGGGTTCGTCCGTCGACTGGAGCCGCGAGCGCTTCACCATGGACGACGGCCTGTCGGAATCCGTGAAAGAAGCCTTCGTACGCCTGCACGAAGACGGCCTGATCTACCGTGGCAAGCGCCTGGTCAACTGGGACACCAAGTTGCACACGGCGATTTCCGACCTCGAAGTGGAAAACCACGACGAGAAAGGTTTCCTGTGGAACCTCAAGTACCCGCTGGCCGATGGCGCCAAGACCGCTGAAGGCAACGACTACCTGATCGTCGCCACCACCCGTCCGGAAACCATGCTCGGCGACGCCGCCGTCGCAGTTAACCCGAACGACGAGCGCTACCAGGCGCTGATCGGCAAGTTCGTCGAGCTGCCGTTGGTGGGTCGCCGTATCCCGATCATCGCAGACGACTACTGTGACCCTGAATTCGGCACCGGCTGCGTGAAAATCACCCCGGCCCACGATTTCAACGACTACGAAGTCGGCAAGCGCCACAACCTGCCGCTGTTGAACATCTTCGACAAAAACGCCGCCGTATTGCCGGCCTGTCAGGTGTTCAATCTGGACGGCACGCTGAACGACAGCATCGACGGCAAGATCCCGGCCGAATACGCCGGCCTCGACCGTTTCGAAGCGCGCAAGCAGATCGTGGCCGCCTTTGACGCTGCCGGCTTGCTGGTGAGCGTTGACGACCACGGCCTCAAAGTGCCGAAGGGCGACCGTTCCGGCACCATCATCGAGCCGTGGCTGACCGACCAGTGGTACGTGTCCACCAAACCATTGGCCGAGCCTGCGATTGCTGCCGTGGAAGACGGCCGCATTCAGTTCGTGCCCAAACAGTACGAAAACATGTACTTCTCGTGGATGCGCGACATCCAGGACTGGTGCATCAGCCGTCAGCTGTGGTGGGGCCACCGCATTCCGGCCTGGTACGACGAGTCGGGCAAAGTCTATGTAGGCCGCGACGAAGCCGAAGTGCGCGCCAAGCACAACCTCGGCCCGGACGTTGCGCTGCAACAGGACAACGACGTACTGGACACCTGGTTCAGCTCCGGCCTGTGGACCTTCTCCACCCTGGGCTGGCCGCAGCAGACCGAGTTCCTGAAGAAATTCCACTCCACCGATGTACTGGTGACCGGCTTCGACATCATTTTCTTCTGGGTTGCCCGGATGATCATGCTGACCATGCACCTGGTGAAGAACGAGGACGGCACCCCGCAGGTACCGTTCAAGACCGTGTACGTACACGGCCTGGTGCGGGATGGCCAGGGCCAGAAGATGTCCAAGTCCAAGGGTAACGTCCTGGACCCTCTGGACATCATCGACGGCATCGACCTGGAAACCCTGGTGCAGAAGCGCACCTCGGGCCTGATGCAGCCAAAACTGGCGAAGAAGATCGAGAAGCAGACCCGCGACGAGTTCGCCGACGGCATTGCCAGCTACGGCACCGACGCCCTGCGTTTCACCTTCTGCTCGTTGGCGTCCACCGGTCGCGACATCAAGTTCGACATGGGCCGCGTCGAAGGCTATCGCAACTTCTGCAACAAGATCTGGAACGCCGCGCGTTACGTGCTTGATAAAGGCGAAGACTGCGGCCAGAACGGCGAAGCAGTTGAGCTGAGCCTGGCGGATCGCTGGATCATCTCGCAGTTGCAGCGCACCGAAGCCGAAGTAACCCGCCAACTTGACCAGTTCCGTTTCGACCTGGCCGCACAGGCCTTGTACGAGTTCATTTGGAACCAGTATTGCGACTGGTACCTGGAACTGTCCAAGCCCGTACTGTGGGACGAAAACTCGCCGATCGAGCGCCAACGGGGCACCCGTCGCACCTTGGTACGCGTACTGGAAGTGGCACTGCGCCTGGCGCACCCGTTCATGCCGTTCATCACCGAAGAGATCTGGCAGCGCATCGCGCCGCTGGCCGGTATCGAAGGCAAAACCATCATGCTGCAACCTTGGCCGGTGGCCAATGAAGCGCGCATCGATGAGGCGGCCGAAAGCGATATCGAATGGCTCAAGACCCTGATGATGGGCACGCGTAACATCCGTGCCGAGATGAACATCGGGCCGGGCAAGCCGTTGGCAGTGTTTGTGAAGAACGCCAGCAGCGAAGATCAGCGTCGCCTCAGCGAGAACGACGCACTGCTCAAGAAGCTGGCGAAGCTGGAGTCGATCACGGTATTGGCTGACGGCGCCGAAGCACCGCTGTCCGCGACCGCGCTGGTCGGCGAGATGGAAGTGCTGGTGCCGATGGCCGGCCTGATCGACAAAGGCGCGGAATTGGCCCGTCTCGATAAGGAAATCCTGCGCCTGCAAGGCGAAGTGCAGCGAGTGGGCGGCAAGCTGTCCAACGCGGCGTTCGTCGACAAGGCGCCGGCGGAGGTGATCGATAAGGAGCGCGCCAAGTTGGCTGAAGCTGAACAGGCTCAGGGCAAGTTGGCGGAGCAACGCAGTCGGATTGCCAGCTTGTAA
- a CDS encoding DNA polymerase III subunit chi, with translation MTQVDFYILPSADPSARLDFACKLTEKAWRMGHRIYLHCSDAAQREDLDARLWRFKGESFVPHGPAESEPEGLIVLGLGDNCGSHHDLLVNLDLKVPAFAKAFARVAEVVVEDPAIRQAARESFRFYREQGYPLQDHRLQRL, from the coding sequence ATGACCCAAGTCGACTTCTATATATTGCCCAGCGCCGATCCCTCTGCGCGCCTGGACTTTGCCTGCAAACTCACCGAAAAAGCCTGGCGCATGGGCCACCGCATCTACCTGCACTGCAGCGATGCCGCCCAGCGTGAAGACCTCGACGCCCGCCTGTGGCGCTTCAAGGGCGAAAGCTTCGTGCCCCACGGCCCCGCCGAGTCCGAACCCGAAGGCCTGATTGTGTTGGGTCTGGGCGACAACTGCGGCAGTCACCATGACCTGCTGGTCAACCTGGATCTGAAAGTACCGGCCTTTGCCAAGGCTTTTGCCCGTGTGGCGGAAGTGGTGGTGGAAGACCCGGCTATTCGTCAGGCTGCGCGGGAGAGTTTCCGTTTCTACCGCGAACAGGGCTATCCTCTGCAAGATCACCGGCTACAACGACTTTGA
- a CDS encoding leucyl aminopeptidase codes for MELVVKSVSPETLKTATLVVAVGEGRKLGVAAKQLDELSGGAISAVLKRGDLAGKVGQSLLLQSLPNLKADRVLLVGVGKDAELGDRPFRKIISTLLTTLKGLGGADAALALDEIVVKGRDSYGKTRLLAESLVDGGYVFDQFKSQKAEPRAIKKITLLTIKAAQAEVERAVTHATAIANGMSFTRDLGNLPPNICHPTYLGEQAKALGKEFKGLKVEVLDEKKIKELGMGSFYAVGQGSDQPPRLIVMQYNGGKKSEKPYALVGKGITFDTGGISLKPGAGMDEMKYDMGGAASVFGTLRAVLELKLPINLVCILACAENMPSGGATRPGDIVTTLSGQTVEILNTDAEGRLVLCDALTYAERFKPQAVIDIATLTGACIVALGSHTSGLLGNNDELIEQLLSAGKAADDRAWQLPLFDEYQEQLDSPFADIANIGGPKAGTITAACFLSRFAKNFNWAHLDIAGTAWTSGGKDKGATGRPVPLLTQYLLDRAKA; via the coding sequence ATGGAATTGGTTGTAAAAAGCGTTAGCCCCGAAACGTTGAAAACCGCCACCCTCGTGGTCGCCGTCGGCGAAGGGCGCAAGCTCGGCGTCGCCGCCAAGCAACTCGACGAACTGAGCGGCGGCGCCATCAGCGCGGTCCTCAAGCGCGGCGACCTGGCCGGCAAAGTCGGCCAGAGCCTGCTGCTGCAAAGCCTGCCTAACCTTAAAGCCGACCGCGTATTGCTGGTGGGCGTGGGCAAGGACGCCGAACTGGGCGACCGCCCGTTCCGCAAGATCATCAGCACCCTTCTCACCACCCTTAAAGGCCTGGGCGGCGCCGATGCGGCACTGGCCCTCGATGAAATCGTAGTAAAAGGCCGCGACAGCTACGGCAAGACCCGCCTGCTGGCCGAAAGCCTGGTGGACGGCGGTTACGTCTTCGACCAGTTCAAGAGCCAGAAGGCCGAACCGCGCGCCATCAAGAAAATCACCCTGCTGACCATCAAGGCCGCCCAGGCTGAAGTCGAGCGCGCCGTCACCCACGCCACTGCCATCGCCAACGGCATGTCGTTCACCCGCGACCTGGGTAACCTGCCGCCGAACATCTGCCACCCAACCTACCTGGGCGAACAAGCCAAGGCGCTGGGCAAAGAGTTCAAGGGCTTGAAGGTTGAAGTGCTGGACGAGAAAAAGATCAAGGAACTGGGCATGGGCTCGTTCTACGCCGTGGGCCAGGGCAGCGACCAGCCGCCACGCCTGATCGTAATGCAATACAACGGCGGCAAGAAATCCGAGAAGCCTTACGCGCTGGTGGGTAAAGGCATCACCTTCGACACCGGCGGCATCAGCCTCAAGCCGGGCGCCGGCATGGATGAGATGAAGTACGACATGGGCGGTGCCGCCAGCGTGTTCGGCACCCTGCGCGCCGTGCTGGAGCTCAAGCTGCCGATCAACCTGGTGTGCATCCTGGCGTGTGCCGAGAACATGCCGAGCGGCGGCGCCACCCGTCCGGGCGATATCGTCACCACCCTGAGCGGCCAGACCGTCGAGATCCTCAACACCGACGCCGAAGGCCGCCTGGTGCTGTGCGATGCGCTGACCTACGCCGAACGCTTCAAGCCACAAGCGGTCATCGACATCGCCACCCTGACCGGTGCCTGCATCGTCGCCCTGGGCTCCCACACCTCGGGCCTGCTGGGTAACAACGACGAGTTGATCGAGCAACTGCTCAGCGCCGGCAAGGCTGCCGACGACCGCGCCTGGCAGCTGCCACTGTTCGACGAATACCAGGAACAGCTCGACAGCCCGTTCGCCGACATCGCCAACATCGGCGGGCCGAAAGCCGGCACCATCACTGCGGCCTGCTTCCTGTCGCGCTTTGCCAAGAACTTCAACTGGGCCCACCTGGACATCGCCGGCACGGCCTGGACCAGCGGCGGCAAGGACAAGGGCGCCACTGGCCGTCCGGTGCCACTGCTGACCCAATACCTGCTGGATCGCGCCAAAGCCTGA
- the lptF gene encoding LPS export ABC transporter permease LptF has product MIVFRYLSREVLLTLSAVSAVLLVITMSGRFVKFLAQAASGALDPGSLFLIMGFRLPGFLQLILPLGLFLGILLAYGRLYLESEMTVLSATGMSQQRLLAMTMVPATGVALLVAWLSMSLAPQGAMQFQLLLNKQDAMTEFDTLEPGRFQALNDGTRVTYTETMTDDRSNLGGVFISQKNLGQNQKDRGISILVANSGRQEVRPDGSRYLILENGFRYDGSPGLADYRAIKYDTYGVMLAKPEISEEVTDRDALPTSSLFGNTELRSVAELQWRISLPLLVFIVTLMAVPLSRVNPRQGRFLKLLPAILLYMAYLTLLISARGSLEKGNLSPALGLWWVHGVFLAIGLGLLYWEPIRLNMKSRRGLKELARG; this is encoded by the coding sequence TTGATCGTCTTCCGTTATCTGTCCCGCGAAGTCCTGTTGACCCTGAGTGCCGTGAGTGCGGTATTGCTGGTCATCACCATGAGTGGTCGTTTCGTCAAATTCCTCGCCCAGGCCGCCTCGGGCGCCCTGGACCCAGGCTCGTTGTTCCTGATCATGGGCTTTCGCCTGCCGGGGTTTTTGCAACTGATCCTGCCGCTCGGCCTGTTCCTGGGCATTCTGCTGGCCTATGGCCGGTTGTACCTGGAAAGTGAAATGACCGTGCTTTCGGCCACCGGCATGAGCCAGCAGCGTCTGCTGGCCATGACCATGGTGCCCGCGACCGGCGTTGCCCTGCTGGTGGCGTGGTTGAGCATGAGCCTGGCGCCCCAGGGCGCCATGCAGTTCCAGCTGCTGCTGAACAAGCAGGATGCCATGACCGAGTTCGACACCCTCGAGCCCGGGCGCTTTCAAGCGCTCAACGACGGTACGCGGGTGACCTATACCGAAACCATGACCGATGACCGTTCCAACCTGGGCGGCGTGTTTATTTCCCAGAAAAACCTCGGGCAGAATCAGAAAGACCGTGGGATCTCGATTCTGGTGGCCAACAGCGGGCGCCAGGAAGTACGCCCTGACGGCAGCCGTTACCTGATCCTGGAAAATGGCTTTCGTTACGACGGCAGCCCAGGGCTGGCGGATTACCGGGCGATCAAGTACGACACGTATGGCGTAATGCTGGCCAAGCCGGAGATCAGCGAAGAGGTCACCGACCGCGACGCACTCCCGACGTCGTCGCTGTTCGGCAATACGGAACTGCGCTCCGTCGCAGAACTGCAATGGCGAATTTCCCTGCCGCTGCTGGTGTTTATCGTGACCTTGATGGCGGTGCCGCTGTCGCGCGTCAACCCGCGTCAGGGCCGTTTCCTCAAGCTGCTGCCAGCGATCCTGCTGTACATGGCCTACCTGACCCTGCTGATTTCCGCCCGTGGCTCCCTGGAGAAGGGCAACCTGTCGCCGGCGCTCGGCCTGTGGTGGGTGCACGGCGTCTTCCTGGCGATCGGCCTGGGGCTGCTCTACTGGGAACCTATCCGTTTGAACATGAAGAGCCGTCGTGGCCTGAAGGAGTTGGCTCGTGGCTAA